From Virgibacillus natechei, the proteins below share one genomic window:
- the mreB gene encoding rod shape-determining protein has product MFSRDIGIDLGTANVLIHVKGKGIVLDEPSVVAMDRNTGKVLEVGTAAHRMVGRTPGNIEAIRPLKDGVIADFDVTEAMLKHFINKINVRGFLSKPKMLICCPTNVTKVEQKAIKEAAEKSGGKKIYLEEEPKVAAIGAGMEIFQPSGNMVVDIGGGTTDVAVLSMGNIVTSESIKMAGDKFDAEILQYIKKEYKLLIGERTAEELKRNVATVFKDSRHEQMDIRGRDMVNGLPRTITVHSKELQKALEESIALIIQAAKTVLEHTPPELSADIIDRGVIITGGGALIHGIDHLLAEELKVPVFMSEEPLNCVAKGTGIMLENIDKIDRKMIG; this is encoded by the coding sequence ATGTTTTCTAGAGATATTGGAATTGACCTCGGAACAGCAAATGTTCTTATTCATGTTAAAGGTAAGGGAATTGTTTTAGATGAACCATCAGTCGTGGCCATGGATCGCAACACTGGAAAAGTTCTAGAAGTTGGGACCGCTGCACATCGTATGGTGGGGCGTACACCGGGAAATATTGAGGCTATTCGTCCGTTGAAGGATGGAGTAATTGCTGACTTTGATGTAACAGAAGCGATGTTAAAACATTTTATAAATAAAATTAATGTTCGTGGTTTTCTTTCAAAGCCGAAGATGCTTATATGTTGCCCAACGAATGTAACGAAAGTAGAGCAAAAAGCAATTAAGGAAGCAGCAGAGAAATCTGGAGGTAAGAAAATTTACCTTGAAGAAGAACCGAAAGTAGCGGCGATTGGAGCAGGCATGGAGATCTTTCAGCCGAGCGGTAATATGGTCGTTGATATCGGTGGCGGGACAACAGATGTAGCCGTCCTCTCCATGGGGAATATTGTTACCTCGGAATCCATAAAAATGGCTGGGGATAAATTTGATGCAGAAATTCTTCAATATATTAAGAAGGAATACAAATTGCTTATTGGAGAGCGCACTGCTGAGGAGCTGAAGCGGAACGTAGCAACGGTTTTCAAAGATTCCCGTCATGAGCAAATGGATATTCGCGGACGTGATATGGTGAATGGACTTCCGCGTACGATTACCGTGCATTCGAAAGAACTCCAAAAAGCACTAGAGGAATCTATCGCGTTAATCATTCAAGCAGCTAAAACGGTGCTTGAACACACACCACCAGAACTGTCTGCGGACATTATTGATCGTGGTGTTATTATAACAGGCGGTGGAGCCCTCATTCATGGTATTGATCATCTATTAGCAGAGGAGCTAAAGGTTCCTGTGTTTATGTCTGAAGAACCATTGAATTGTGTTGCAAAAGGAACAGGAATTATGCTTGAGAATATCGATAAGATTGATCGTAAAATGATTGGTTAG